Part of the Stegostoma tigrinum isolate sSteTig4 chromosome 43, sSteTig4.hap1, whole genome shotgun sequence genome, CTGGGATTTTGTGATGAGAGCTTTAATggccagtttgtttttttttcctgcccaAGTGTCAGCTCCAGGCAGCACTTCTCTTACACAACCTATCTCTGCTTTTCTGagttctctcttcccccctccccacgCCCCCACCTTGTGTTTTAAATCATTTTTACAGAAAGGGAGGATTTGCAGTCAGGAAGCTCCAAACCAAGCATCCCTTACAGATCGGGCAGATCTGCTTGATTTCTCATAGCCTACTGAAAGGATTTTGAACATGGAAGTAGGATGTACAGCTTGCATTCGGGAGAAATTCTGCGTTTGTTCTGCGTGTGGACAAGTCTTCCATCGTTCATCTGACTTGGCAAAGCACTGGTGCAGCCACACGGCGAGGAAACCGTGGAAGTGTGgggaatgtgggaagggattcaattACCCGTCCAAACTGGAAATTCACTTACGCtgtcacaccggggagaggccgttcacctgctccgaGTGCGGAAAGGGTTTCGCTCATTATTCCAACCTGCTGTcgcaccagcgggttcacaccgGCCAGAAGCCCTTCACCTGCCCCCAGTGCGGGAAGGGCTTCACTCGGTCATCTAACTTGCTGAcccaccagcgaattcacaccgGCGAGAGGCCGTTCGCCTGCTCGCAGTGCGGGAAGGGCTTCACCCGGTCATCCCACCTGCAGAGGCACCAGCGAGTcaacaccggggagaggccgttcacctgctccgaGTGCGGGAAGGCGTTCACTCAGTCGTCCGACCTCCTGACCCACCAGCGGgtccacaccggggagaggccgttctcCTGCTCCGAGTGCGGGAAGGGCTTCACTCAGTCGTCCCACCTGCTGAGGCACCAGCGGGTTCACAAGTAACGACAGTCCAGGGATTTTGCAGAATCGCGCCCACGGACCGTGGTCACCAGGCTCTGCTCGTGCTGGTTGTGAATAAACGCAGCCCTCCCTTGTAGAGGTTAGCATTGTCAATTAAAATTCTAACAGTTGTGGATCTGCAGGATGAAGTTGAGGAAATGATCCCAACTAGCTGTACATCGACATTCTGAGTTGGTAGAGACTGCAGAGTGTGGGCTGGTGAAACATCAACCCGTGGCTAACTGGTTGGATTTTGATGCAGTTGACATGCCAGCTTTCTACCGTGTTTTCTGTTTCTGGTGATGTTTATAAACACCAGTTTGGTTATACGTTTGGGGGAAAATCAAATAAATAGGCTTTCTGTTAAATGTTTCGATTCTTTCATATCTCTCAGACAGGTTAGTTTCTTATGaggacccccctctctctctctcgctcctaaCCAGTCTCCTCCATGATCGACTCATGCTCTCAATTAGCAGGAGAACTCCAATTGAAAGACTGCTATTTCTGTGTTTCCCGACTATTAACTCCCAAGTCTCATTCACCAAAGAGTCACCATTCACTTTTAGCTGCGCTCTTTGCTTTTATATATTTCATAGAAGCTTTTGCTATCTTTTTTAATGCTAGTTTTCATTCATAATCCatctctgctttttttaaaagtaacCCTTTGTTGATCTCTCGAAGTTTCCTAGCTTGGCACTTGCCTTTGCCATATTGTACACCTTAGTTGCTTCTTTCATATTTTGTTTGACTTTCTTGCTTAGCTATTGAATTTTTCCCTCCCTGTCTCAATCTTTCATCCTTTCTGAAATATAATTTTAGTTGTGAGCAGTTGAGTAACTCCCTAAATAGCTACCGCTGCTCCTTGACCATCCTGTAGGAGGGACATAAGTGCAAGAGGTGATTTAACCAGGATGTCACccgggctggagagtttcagttgtgAAGAGGTATTGGACAGACTGAGTTTGTACTCCTTTTGGAGCAGCGGTGGGGGGCATTATCAAGATGCACAAAGTTGAGGGAAACATAAGGTAGAAAAGAAGAAATATTTGCCTTTAGAGGGATCAGTGACCATGGGTCATACCTGAAGGTGACCAGCAGAAGATGTGAGGAAGAGGTTTTTCTAGAAGGTGTTGGGAATCTCGAACTCACTGTATAAGTGTGTCGGAAACCTTCATAACGTTTTAAAAAGCATCTTGAAGTGAACTTGTGACACCAAGGAAAACCGTTGCTGTGGGCTAAGTGccagaaaatgagattagaatagttagctggGGCTTTTTGACTGGTGCTGGcaagttgggataaaaggcctTTTTCGATGCTGTAAAGCAGTATGAATCCTCCAACTCAGTTCACTGGAGAAAGTCTGTTAGGTGACACCTTGAGTGGATGAAGCAGAGGAAGAGCCCGTTGTAAGAAACTTTCAAATCATTCCCAACCCTGACAAGTTCCCATGATCAGTCTCCATTTCATTGTGGTCAATGGAAGGTGAGAGTGCGCAATTCTAGACCTTTGGAAAA contains:
- the LOC125449068 gene encoding gastrula zinc finger protein XlCGF7.1-like codes for the protein MEVGCTACIREKFCVCSACGQVFHRSSDLAKHWCSHTARKPWKCGECGKGFNYPSKLEIHLRCHTGERPFTCSECGKGFAHYSNLLSHQRVHTGQKPFTCPQCGKGFTRSSNLLTHQRIHTGERPFACSQCGKGFTRSSHLQRHQRVNTGERPFTCSECGKAFTQSSDLLTHQRVHTGERPFSCSECGKGFTQSSHLLRHQRVHK